CCGCAGCTCTTCCCAATCGAATCCGAGCCACTTCACGTCCTCCTTAATGGAGTTAACATACTCAATGTCTTCCTTCACCGGGTTCGTATCATCGAACCGCAAGTGCGTCCGTCCGCCGAATTCATCGGCCAGTGTGAAATTGATCCATATGGCCTTGGCATGTCCAATATGCAAGTAGCCGTTCGGCTCCGGCGGAAAGCGGGTAACGATTTCCTTGACTTTACCGGACTTCAGGTCTTCGGTAATAACATTTTTTATGAAATTGGAGGGGGTTCCCCGATGGTTCTCCACGTTGATCAACCTTTCGTCCTGTAATTTCTGTCTATCTCCTGTATAAACGTGTTTCCCTTAAATATACCTGTAATGCCGCGATTGTTCAAGGAATTCGGCACCTCCGTGCCGCAAGTCGCCAGCTTGCGATGAGGATTCGGCAAGCAGTCTGCTCCCAGCATCTTAACCCGCACACAGAAGATTCTCCCACAACCGAAAATGCCGGCGAAAATCGTTTTGACGGGGGCTGGTCAATAGGGTAGCATGGAGAGAAAAACAGCTATGAAGGAGGCCTGCAATCATCTTATGAAACCTACCAAATTCCCTAAAGAACAACGCGAACAGCTGATTGGACTGGTTCAGGAATACTTTGAGACCGAGCGCGGCGAAACCCTCGGCCATCTAGCCGCAGAGGGTGTTCTTGATTTTTTCACGGAGACCTTAGGGCCTCATCTATACAATCAAGCGCTCAGCGACTGCAGAACGGTTGTTAGTCAGCGTATGATTTCCCTTGAAGAGGATATTTACGCATTGGAACAAAAAGTGAAGCGGACTCGTTAAAGTTACATACACTTCACGAGAGAACAAAGGAGATACCTTATGTTTGGATACACATTAGACGACCATGTTGAATTGCGCCCGCTTGCCATAGAGCATGCACGGGCGATGTTCGAGATTACCGATCGTTCCCGGGACCGCCTGCGCAAGTGGCTTCCGTGGGTGGATGCCGTCACCGAGGTCAACGATACCGTCAATTATATCAAAGGCGCCATGAAGCAAGCGGCCGAGAACGGCGGCTTCTCGGCCGGCATCTGGGTCCGCGAGGAGCTGGCAGGCACCATCTCGTTTCATGAGATCGATTGGAACAACCGCTCGGTCAGTATCGGATACTGGCTGGATCA
This Paenibacillus sp. JZ16 DNA region includes the following protein-coding sequences:
- a CDS encoding GNAT family N-acetyltransferase, with amino-acid sequence MFGYTLDDHVELRPLAIEHARAMFEITDRSRDRLRKWLPWVDAVTEVNDTVNYIKGAMKQAAENGGFSAGIWVREELAGTISFHEIDWNNRSVSIGYWLDQHFTGQGLMTSACRAFTDHALMRMGLNRVEIRCATANHRSRAIPERLGFVLEGVIREAEKLPQGYVNHAVYGMIQSEWKRMR
- a CDS encoding DUF2164 domain-containing protein yields the protein MKPTKFPKEQREQLIGLVQEYFETERGETLGHLAAEGVLDFFTETLGPHLYNQALSDCRTVVSQRMISLEEDIYALEQKVKRTR